The proteins below come from a single Oxyura jamaicensis isolate SHBP4307 breed ruddy duck chromosome 1, BPBGC_Ojam_1.0, whole genome shotgun sequence genomic window:
- the SON gene encoding protein SON isoform X4 has protein sequence MATNIEQIFRSFVVNKFREMQEEQQQQQHGGGKVEGQPNGDTVPAEQANPSDDTVAGAGSRQNDQIVQKIEEVLSGALDTELQCKSDVDKNTVNSSTQSTKRSSTAEGEDEIPKKKSKKNKKHKSKKKKKKKKKRKKEKKHKKQPKESKLSARHGEHADLQPASHSMPEKSSSKLSVQHGGLGDASLAVQMQPEELCLKASEELDRQALGLVSHLRTDSQPSTENLGSEKGTLCATDPQCNLEGSQFDIQQNASMTQAQICTREEQIKQSFENIYPVAVNVSEKGDFFVTGSNASSSIPLGVANKSELEKAVLPSEMTEALKGTESALRSKGTGEVKALESETMGVLEYSEASLKSMAQGRVKELETTLTSDVTAIPKSANQADLDTVKAAHMSVAKEEVKITGATELGGVSRTLEPVPHPPVLSDNLRVAQCSSLESSTVLAAALEPVAMMGDVTNKTGPDAALQHSLQISTETAVTQMEMKSAKIPVAAGEATPDSATVFLQPKVFTETRSLTDVNVVAETKGFQATSEPVAAVQTLIPQTVPEIQMVEGFQGPRATVEVVTVTRTNDLETSQATLQLENASKISESESNMRGLEATPLSLQKEEMKGPAGVLRPTTMVESKTSGATLPSLQMGVTKASEDLGDPESVGRAKIKTLESVLQPGAIVGARGLGGSVYSEAKIGSKVLEANPGRLAVEERSERTSESVIAHVRKEPVTEMMHVVVGEIKDSEVATSSAITEVRSLGNLSEIKAVAEVKGAEASSKTSCLSQVKNLEMAVGSETGTSMQDWGINLVSEVEDTNKAKMSKEVVLEPVQRVAMSALETNSKSVHMQELGATVEYGTGRKPSESETAVEYKAIKAAEYSRTTPEPLQEQIGDSQAVLESLPRAEISMASETVTEIRNLKETSESMISTDVRTQGPTVEYVIATRRTGTKKPEASPMIDVKDLEEASGTEKGMKAKYLEPASEAGEVRLLESIKDSATVEVESSETFRESEVHMDVQDLETSQTSEKVAVMNVLEDASETFTVTKQHSEAIPEFLHTEKQEHLQAVFEAKPTAEWKSTEEAPEALSADEMKSSEAVPKTGDTQDLETMLEREVAAEVQYSEVGQCPQMEDARVPHQAQEYDILVEKKDAEQTLASEPLVAVSGQEITPESVSASETAETPESQIIMDTRQLEAAPACVAETKDLEVTPVPQTVVELKDAEAAVGPEGDTKDLEAAPVPETVTEEVPVLGAEASQLAELLPTETDKEAAAEEASEARDSETSDVQPDVAARMRETLMRLEKVDKSSHRSSEKSKHDAKKQKRSRSKSQSRSRKRKKKSRSRSTSRRLTSKRARSRSRNYSDSRKKHSKSRSRSVEKRERRLSSRRSRRRRSRSSDRYRSKSRSVEKTRRSGRRRSRSSDNYRSKSRSVEKRGSRLSSRRSRRRRSRSSDRYRSKSRSAEKRGSRLSSRRSRRRRSRSSDHYRSKSRSVEKTRRSGRRRSRSSDRYRSKSRSLEKTRRSGRRRSRSSDHYRSKSRSVEKTRRSGRRRSRSSDRYRSKSQSVEKRGSRLSSWRSRRRHSRSSDRSKSRSRSSEKRGGKEYSWRFRHRGSGSSDRSKSRSRSVEKRGRKASVRRSKRQRSKSSDRYKSRSRSVEKRDRKQSSRKSKRQRSKSSDRYKSRSKSVEKKKESSRKSKRRRSKSSERYKSRSRSVEKKRKESSKKSKRKRSKSSDSVKSTSKSVEKRESKLSSAKSSSKHAESSEHQESNTCLEKVDGPEPFTSEGSSSKSSNGPVSALSLEGVNGPELPPSLESRYSRPSDGLETSLSSEKTADLQSSVVSEHDSSKTPDDQELRSASVENTESSELCVTLENGSTTPYGSDLGSTLTEKPAALESSSLPELAFSASKSTSSSVEKRGDPETTLTEFQLSTSHEDESRSTSRKEIEGPEPLPTLESGCSLSSDDCKSISLSSEKMEVQGSSLMSGSELSDLPDGHELRHIPAEKAELQKFLHVPQSGSSELADSTESRSLSFETAEVQKPFLAPEVVQCSEFPDVHESASLPIEKDQMREPSLASDNGYFKIPDRHESASSFAAQTEELPLTSEGGSFESPDGKIKAPDASLTSECGPVEITDDCVSTPSSAKMQEVVLTTVGQSCKPSEACESTSFAEKNLDGPASSQVLGVGCFESSEIRESRYLSAGKTEVTESLLSKSEVPVCHDGRESKYGYFEKTEGSELSVAPECGYSISPEGCELTSTAAERLETQKPPFPVEGGFLKSTDVLGSVSTPTEKLEATVPSHTSESGLFTSPDSHELRGTQTQEVEAQKSSLPAELKYVASSDGHKLRSASDKESQVQDPSLILESRCFVSSDVHELTHTPFKKAEVEDPSQIPGNEYRVGLHGPELTATPTEKTEVQELYLAKERCSASVESQELLSPPFEKTEVQEPALTCENECAVSWDHQELRSSSPEKVEVQEPSAVPDNQYALYSEDQQLQSSLAEKAEVQEHSLLSENEYALSPEGHEMPASPAEKEVQELSLTSDSEYPTFPEGQGVQSTLVEKTAVQEPSLISGSEYVASPERQELSSVVEKTEMQDSSVLSENEYDVSPEGRDSRSSHVEKEEMGEHSETSESESSMSTDSQELQSTVVGKTEVQELSLSEGECTMSPEVQELHSSPSEKAEDKEPSLTYENEHALFPERYEERLTHAEKTEDRDSSLTPENDHILSFESQEVRFTTVQNEEVQDFSPSHEREHRASPDGQRLRLLTDEKAGGLEPLTLNDRASMSPDVSDLKSIPVEKMDDEMPIMPERGCSMSPDGYSVKSVPGEETGDLEPSSTSECRHSTSPYHDSHELKSPMEEDALESSLTFEHRRSVSPEGHDQKSVIDEEMEDREASLTSEHRRSTSPDEHESRSSGGEEAEYLEQPLTTERRSSVSSDEHESRSTAGEEGEDVEPSLTGERRDSTSSDERESRSTTGEEGEDQETSLTAERRDSVSSDEHESRSTAGEEIEDLEPSSGGDHRRSVSPDGRESRSTTGEEAEDREPSLTAERRHSTSSDEHESRSTTGEDVEDVEPSLTAERRDSTSSDEHDSRSTTGEEVEDMEPSLTTEHRRSTSPDGRESRSTTGEEADDAEPSLTAERRDSTSSDDQESTTGEEVEDMESSLAVEDKHQESCSMPLEKSEGQDSSFLSESRRSESSEREKSRSESVEKISDKESSRRSRSRRSPTRQMSRSVSVEKAADKESSRRSRHRRSRSAARQKSRSTSVEKAADKESSRRSRRRRSRSTARQMSRSISVEKTADKESSRRSRRRRSRSTARQRSLSKSVEKAADKESSRRSRSRRSRSSQRRSQRYDTESRSRRNRSRSVTRRRTSRSKSNRRSRSSSLSRSRHRRRSRSRSASRRRRSLSRDRRKRSQRNRSRSADRRRRRSDSRDRRISLRLRSRSRTPIRQRRSRSRGRRRSSSRSPIRLRRSRSSGRRRGYSRSPDRRRSRSSERFSSRSPKRLTDLDKAQLLEIAKANAAAMCAKSGVPLPPSLMPMLSQKKDDKASQKSSRDTLKELTEKCKKIAQSTDDVIVNKPHVSDEEEEERPFYNHPFKLNEPKPIFFNLSTPSIKPAPPPQPKNQVSLSKEFPVSSGSQHRKKEADSVYGEWVPVEKGKEDSKDDVFPKPSIEGVDITTAMNDRALAQKRLNENTFDLEAMCMLNRAQEQIDAWAQSNSIPGQFTGSTGAQILSSDELTNSGPQAWIRKGQILVAAFLPRSMPALLFTTLRPSRPRISS, from the exons ATGGCGACTAACATCGAGCAGATCTTTCGGTCCTTCGTGGTTAACAAATTCCGCGAgatgcaggaggagcagcagcagcagcagcacggcgg tGGAAAGGTAGAAGGCCAGCCCAATGGTGACACAGTCCCAGCTGAGCAAGCCAACCCTTCAGATGACACTGTTGCTGGTGCTGGGAGTCGTCAGAATGATCAGATAGTGCAGAAAATAGAGGAAGTGCTCTCTGGAGCCCTTGATACAGAACTGCAGTGCAAATCAg atgTAGACAAAAACACTGTGAACAGTAGTACGCAGTCTACAAAAAGAAGCTCTACTGCTGAAGGTGAAGATgaaattcctaaaaaaaaatcaaaaaagaacaaaaaacacaaaagcaagaagaagaagaaaaagaagaagaaaaggaagaaagagaaaaagcataaaaagcaGCCAAAGGAGTCAAAGTTGAGTGCACGTCATGGAGAGCATGCAGACTTACAGCCTGCTTCTCACTCAATGCCAGAGAAATCAAGCTCCAAATTGAGTGTACAGCATGGAGGACTTGGAGATGCAAGTCTGGCTGTCCAGATGCAGCCAGAAGAACTGTGCTTAAAAGCAAGTGAGGAGCTTGATAGACAAGCTTTAGGACTTGTTTCCCATTTGAGAACTGATTCTCAGCCATCTACAGAAAATCTTGGAAGTGAGAAGGGGACTTTGTGTGCAACAGATCCTCAGTGTAATTTAGAAGGCAGCCAATTTGATATCCAACAAAATGCTAGTATGACTCAAGCTCAAATTTGCACTAGAGAAGAACAAATTAAAcagtcttttgaaaatatttatcctgTAGCTGTTAATGTGAGTGAAAAGGGTGACTTTTTCGTTACTGGAAGCAATGCTTCGTCTAGCATCCCATTGGGAGTTGCCAACAAATCTGAACTTGAGAAAGCAGTTCTACCTTCAGAGATGACAGAAGCACTAAAAGGTACAGAGAGTGCTTTGAGATCTAAAGGCACCGGGGAAGTAAAAGCTTTGGAATCTGAGACCATGGGGGTGCTGGAATATTCGGAAGCATCTCTAAAATCTATGGCACAGGGAAGAGTGAAAGAGTTGGAAACAACTTTGACAAGTGATGTGACAGCAATTCCTAAATCTGCAAATCAGGCAGATCTTGATACTGTGAAGGCAGCTCACATGTCTGTGGCCAAGGAAGAAGTGAAAATTACAGGAGCAACTGAATTAGGGGGTGTTAGTAGAACTCTGGAACCAGTCCCGCATCCCCCGGTTTTATCTGATAATTTGAGAGTGGCACAGTGCAGCTCATTGGAAAGTTCAACTGTCTTGGCAGCAGCCTTGGAACCTGTAGCTATGATGGGAGATGTGACAAATAAAACAGGCCCAGATGCAGCTTTGCAACATTCTCTTCAAATATCTACAGAAACTGCTGTGACCCAGATGGAAATGAAAAGTGCCAAAATACCTGTAGCAGCAG GTGAAGCAACTCCTGATTCCGCAACAGTGTTCCTACAACCTAAAGTCTTCACAGAAACGAGAAGCTTGACAGATGTGAATGTGGTTGCAGAGACAAAAGGTTTTCAAGCAACTTCAGAACCTGTAGCCGCTGTGCAGACTCTCATTCCCCAAACAGTTCCTGAAATCCAGATGGTGGAGGGTTTTCAAGGTCCACGAGCAACCGTGGAAGTTGTGACAGTGACAAGAACAAATGATCTAGAAACAAGTCAAGCTACTCTGCAACTggaaaatgcttcaaaaatttCTGAGAGTGAATCAAACATGAGAGGTTTGGAAGCAACTCCCCTGTctttgcagaaagaagaaatgaaaggtCCAGCAGGAGTCTTAAGACCAACTACTATGGTAGAATCAAAAACTTCAGGAGCAACTTTACCGTCTTTGCAAATGGGAGTTACAAAAGCTTCAGAAGACTTAGGAGATCCGGAGTCTGTTGGTAGAGCCAAGATAAAAACTTTGGAGTCAGTCTTGCAGCCTGGAGCCATTGTAGGGGCAAGGGGCTTAGGAGGAAGTGTGTATTCTGAAGCCAAAATTGGCAGCAAAGTCTTAGAAGCAAATCCAGGACGTCTGGCTGTAGAAGAAAGGTCAGAGAGGACTTCCGAATCGGTGATTGCACATGTAAGAAAGGAACCAGTTACAGAAATGATGCATGTGGTTGTAGGGGAGATAAAGGATTCTGAAGTAGCTACAAGTTCTGCCATTACAGAAGTGAGAAGCTTAGGCAACTTGTCAGAAATTAAGGCAGTTGCAGAGGTAAAAGGTGCAGAAGCAAGTTCAAAGACTTCATGCTTAAGCCAGGTGAAGAATCTGGAAATGGCTGTGGGATCTGAAACAGGGACATCAATGCAAGATTGGGGAATAAATTTGGTATCTGAGGTGGAAGATAcgaacaaagcaaaaatgagcaAAGAAGTAGTACTAGAACCTGTGCAAAGAGTAGCAATGAGTGCTTtggaaacaaattcaaaatcTGTACACATGCAAGAATTGGGAGCAACTGTAGAATATGGGACTGGACGTAAGCCAAGCGAAAGCGAAACAGCAGTAGAATACAAGGCTATCAAAGCAGCAGAGTATTCCAGAACTACTCCAGAACCTTTGCAGGAGCAGATAGGTGATTCACAAGCAGTATTAGAGTCTTTGCCAAGAGCAGAAATAAGTATGGCATCAGAAACAGTGACAGAAATAAGAAACTTGAAAGAAACTTCGGAATCTATGATTTCAACAGATGTGAGAACTCAGGGACCTACTGTAGAATATGTAATTGCGACAAGGAGAACAGGCACAAAGAAACCTGAGGCATCACCTATGATTGATGTAAAAGATTTAGAAGAAGCTTCAGGAACTGAGAaaggaatgaaagcaaaatatttggaGCCAGCCTCAGAAGCTGGAGAAGTGAGGTTGTTGGAAAGTATTAAAGATTCTGCAACAGTAGAAGTGGAAAGTTCTGAAACATTCAGAGAGTCTGAGGTACACATGGATGTCCAAGATTTGGAAACGTcacaaacatctgaaaaagTGGCAGTGATGAATGTTTTAGAGGATGCTTCAGAAACATTCACTGTTACAAAACAACATTCAGAAGCTATTCCAGAATTTTTGCACACTGAAAAGCAAGAACATCTGCAAGCAGTTTTTGAAGCCAAACCTACTGCAGAATGGAAAAGTACAGAAGAGGCTCCAGAAGCGTTGAGTGCTGATGAAATGAAATCTTCTGAAGCAGTTCCAAAAACTGGGGACACACAAGATCTGGAAACAATGCTGGAACGTGAAGTGGCTGCAGAAGTACAATATTCAGAAGTGGGGCAGTGTCCACAAATGGAGGATGCGAGAGTTCCTCATCAGGCTCAGGAATATGACATACTTGTTGAGAAGAAAGACGCAGAGCAAACTCTAGCATCTGAGCCTCTTGTAGCAGTAAGTGGTCAAGAGATTACTCCAGAATCTGTGTCAgcttcagaaacagcagagacTCCTGAATCCCAAATAATCATGGACACAAGACAGTTGGAAGCAGCTCCGGCTTGTGtagcagaaacaaaagatttGGAAGTAACTCCTGTTCCTCAGACTGTTGTAGAGCTGAAAgatgcagaagcagctgtgggGCCAGAGGGAGACACAAAAGATTTGGAAGCAGCTCCCGTACCTGAGACTGTTACAGAAGAAGTTCCAGTGCTTGGGGCAGAGGCAAGTCAGCTTGCAGAATTACTTCCAACTGAGACTGACAAAGAAGCGGCTGCAGAAGAGGCATCAGAAGCGAGAGATTCAGAAACATCTGATGTGCAGCCTGATGTGGCAGCACGAATGAGGGAGACTCTGATGAGGCTTGAGAAAGTTGATAAAAGCAGCCATAGAAGCagtgaaaaaagcaaacatgatgcaaagaagcaaaaaaggaGTCGCTCCAAGTCCCAGTCCAGGTCTAGGAAGCGGAAGAAAAAATCAAGGTCACGTTCTACTTCCAGGCGTTTGACCTCTAAAAGAGCACGTTCTAGGAGCAGAAACTATTCAGATTCCAGAAAGAAGCATTCCAAATCTAGATCCCGGTCtgtggagaagagagagagaagattgTCTTCCCGGAGGTCCAGGCGCAGACGTTCCAGGTCGTCTGACCGCTACAGGTCTAAGTCCAGGTCAGTGGAAAAGACCCGAAGGTCTGGGCGCAGACGTTCCAGGTCATCTGACAACTACAGGTCTAAATCTAGATCTGTGGAAAAGAGAGGGAGCAGATTGTCTTCCAGAAGATCCAGACGCAGACGGTCCAGGTCTTCAGACCGCTACAGGTCTAAATCCAGATCAGCAGAAAAGAGAGGGAGCAGACTGTCTTCCCGAAGGTCCAGGCGTAGACGTTCCAGGTCTTCTGACCACTATAGGTCTAAGTCCAGGTCAGTGGAAAAGACCCGAAGGTCTGGGCGCAGGCGTTCCAGGTCATCTGACCGCTACAGGTCTAAGTCCAGGTCACTGGAAAAGACCCGAAGGTCTGGGCGCAGACGTTCTAGGTCTTCTGACCACTACAGGTCTAAGTCCAGGTCAGTGGAAAAGACACGAAGGTCCGGACGCAGACGGTCCAGGTCTTCTGACCGCTACAGGTCTAAATCACAGTCGGTAGAAAAGAGAGGGAGCAGGTTGTCATCCTGGCGATCCCGGCGCAGGCATTCCAGGTCCTCTGACCGTTCTAAATCTAGATCTAGGTCTTCAGAAAAAAGAGGGGGCAAAGAGTACTCATGGAGGTTCAGACATAGAGGGTCTGGTTCCTCTGATCGTTCAAAATCAAGGTCTAGATCTGTTGAGAAGAGGGGTCGGAAGGCGTCTGTAAGAAGATCTAAACGTCAGCGCTCCAAGTCTTCTGACCGCTACAAGTCTAGATCCAGATCTGTAGAAAAAAGAGATCGAAAGCAATCGTCACGGAAATCGAAACGTCAGCGCTCAAAGTCCTCTGACCGTTACAAGTCTAGATCcaaatcagtggaaaaaaagaaagagtccTCACGAAAATCCAAGCGTCGTCGCTCAAAATCTTCTGAACGTTACAAGTCCAGGTCTAGGTCCGTAGAAAAAAAGCGCAAAGAATCTTCAAAGAAATCCAAACGAAAGCGTTCCAAGTCTTCTGACAGTGTTAAGTCAACATCCAAATCTgtagaaaaaagagaaagtaagtTATCCTCAGCAAAGAGCAGTAGCAAGCACGCAGAGTCTTCTGAACATCAAGAGTCAAACACATGTCTTGAGAAAGTAGATGGTCCTGAACCTTTCACAAGTGAAGGCAGCTCCTCCAAATCTTCTAATGGTCCTGTGTCAGCTTTGTCTCTTGAAGGAGTAAATGGCCCAGAGCTGCCACCATCGTTAGAAAGTAGATACTCCAGGCCTTCTGATGGTCTTGAGACAAGCTTGTCTtctgaaaaaacagcagatttGCAGTCTTCTGTGGTGTCTGAACATGATAGCTCCAAAACCCCAGATGACCAGGAGCTGAGATCTGCATCTGTTGAGAACACAGAGTCTTCGGAGCTTTGTGTAACACTTGAAAATGGATCAACCACACCTTATGGCTCTGACTTAGGGTCCACGCTAACTGAAAAACCAGCAGCTCTGGAATCTTCATCACTACCTGAACTTGCTTTCTCAGCATCCAAATCAACATCCTCATCTGTTGAAAAAAGAGGAGATCCAGAGACAACTTTAACAGAATTTCAGCTTTCCACATCCCATGAGGATGAGTCAAGATCTACATCTCGCAAAGAAATAGAGGGTCCAGAGCCTCTTCCGACACTTGAAAGCGGATGCTCTTTATCTTCTGATGACTGCAAGTCAATTTCCTTGTCCTCTGAAAAAATGGAGGTTCAGGGGTCCTCTCTGATGTCCGGAAGTGAACTTTCTGACTTGCCTGACGGTCATGAATTGAGACACATCCCTGCTGAAAAAGCAGAGCTTCAGAAGTTTTTGCATGTACCTCAAAGTGGGTCTTCTGAGTTGGCTGACAGCACTGAGTCAAGGTCACTGTCTTTTGAAACAGCAGAAGTTCAAAAACCTTTTTTAGCACCTGAAGTTGTTCAGTGCTCTGAGTTCCCTGATGTTCATGAGTCAGCCTCCTTGCCAATTGAAAAGGACCAGATGCGGGAGCCTTCTCTGGCTTCTGATAATGGGTATTTCAAGATTCCTGACAGACATGAATCAGCATCCAGCTTTGCTGCACAAACAGAGGAGCTTCCGTTGACGTCTGAAGGTGGGTCCTTCGAGTCAcctgatggaaaaataaaggctcCAGATGCTTCCCTGACATCTGAGTGTGGTCCTGTTGAGATCACAGATGACTGCGTTTCAACTCCATCTTCTGCAAAAATGCAGGAAGTTGTCCTGACAACTGTAGGACAAAGCTGCAAGCCTTCTGAAGCTTGTGAGTCCACTTCATTTGCTGAGAAAAATTTAGACGGTCCAGCATCTTCACAAGTACTTGGAGTTGGCTGTTTTGAGTCTTCTGAAATACGTGAATCAAGATACCTGTCTGCTGGAAAAACGGAGGTTACAGAATCGTTGTTGTCTAAAAGTGAAGTTCCTGTGTGCCATGATGGCCGTGAGTCAAAATACGGTTACTTTGAGAAAACAGAAGGTTCAGAACTGTCAGTGGCTCCTGAATGTGGGTATTCTATTTCACCTGAAGGCTGTGAACTGACATCCACTGCAGCTGAAAGACTGGAGACACAGAAGCCTCCTTTTCCAGTGGAAGGTGGATTCTTAAAGTCCACTGATGTTTTGGGATCAGTAAGCACACCTACTGAAAAATTGGAGGCCACAGTGCCTTCTCATACATCTGAAAGTGGGCTTTTTACATCGCCTGATAGTCATGAATTGAGAGGTACCCAAACTCAAGAAGTAGAAGCACAGAAGTCATCTTTGCCTGCTGAACTGAAGTACGTTGCATCCTCGGATGGACACAAGTTGAGATCTGCCTCTGATAAAGAAagccaggtgcaggacccatCTCTGATACTGGAAAGTagatgttttgtttcctctgatGTTCATGAGTTGACACACACCCCTTTCAAGAAAGCTGAGGTAGAGGATCCTTCACAGATACCCGGAAATGAGTACAGAGTGGGCCTTCATGGCCCAGAATTGACAGCAACCCCTACTGAAAAAACAGAGGTGCAGGAACTGTATCTGGCTAAAGAAAGATGTTCAGCATCTGTTGAGAGCCAGGAATTGCTGTCACCCCCTTTTGAAAAGACTGAAGTGCAAGAGCCTGCTCTGACATGTGAAAATGAATGTGCTGTATCCTGGGACCACCAGGAATTGAGGTCTAGCTCTCCTGAGAAGGTAGAGGTCCAGGAGCCTTCTGCAGTACCTGATAATCAATATGCTTTGTACTCTGAAGATCAGCAATTGCAGTCTTCCCttgctgaaaaagcagaagtacAGGAACATTCTCTGCTGTCTGAAAACGAATATGCTCTGTCCCCTGAGGGCCATGAGAtgcctgccagccctgctgaaaAAGAGGTGCAAGAACTTTCTCTGACATCTGACAGTGAATATCCCACATTCCCTGAAGGCCAGGGAGTACAGTCTACCCTTGTTGAAAAAACAGCGGTGCAGGAGCCTTCTCTAATATCAGGTAGTGAATATGTTGCATCCCCCGAAAGGCAAGAGTTGTCATCTGTTgttgaaaaaacagaaatgcaggatAGTTCTGTGCTGTCTGAAAATGAATATGATGTATCTCCTGAAGGCCGTGATTCAAGATCCAGCCAtgttgaaaaagaagaaatggggGAACATTCTGAAACATCTGAAAGTGAAAGTTCAATGTCCACTGATAGCCAGGAGTTGCAGTCTACTGTTGTTGGAAAAACAGAGGTGCAGGAGTTGTCTCTGTCTGAAGGTGAATGTACCATGTCTCCTGAAGTTCAGGAGCTGCATTCTAGCccttctgaaaaagcagaggaTAAAGAACCTTCTCTGACATACGAAAACGAACATGCTCTGTTCCCTGAAAGATATGAAGAAAGATTGACTCATGCTGAGAAAACAGAGGATAGGGATTCTTCTTTAACACCTGAAAATGAccatattttgtcttttgagaGCCAAGAGGTAAGATTCACCACTGTTCAAAATGAAGAGGTGCAGGACTTTTCTCCATCCCATGAAAGAGAACATAGAGCATCCCCTGATGGCCAGAGGTTGAGATTACTCACTGATGAGAAAGCAGGTGGTCTTGAACCTTTAACGTTAAATGACAGAGCTTCCATGTCCCCAGATGTTAGTGACTTGAAATCCATCCCTGTTGAAAAGATGGATGATGAAATGCCCATAATGCCTGAAAGAGGATGTTCCATGTCCCCTGATGGCTACAGTGTGAAATCTGTTCCTGGTGAAGAAACAGGGGATCTAGAGCCTTCTTCGACATCTGAATGTAGACATTCCACATCCCCATATCATGACAGCCATGAGCTGAAATCTCCCATGGAGGAAGACGCTCTAGAGTCCTCTTTGACTTTTGAACATAGGCGATCTGTGTCCCCTGAGGGCCATGACCAGAAATCTGTCATAGATGAGGAAATGGAAGATCGAGAGGCCTCTTTGACATCTGAACATAGGCGCTCCACATCCCCTGATGAGCATGAGTCAAGGTCTAGCGGTGGTGAAGAAGCAGAGTATTTGGAACAACCATTGACAACGGAACGCAGATCCTCCGTTTCTTCTGATGAGCATGAGTCAAGGTCTACCGCtggggaagaaggagaggaTGTGGAACCCTCCTTGACAGGTGAACGAAGAGATTCCACATCTTCTGATGAGCGTGAGTCGAGGTCCACCACAGGTGAAGAAGGAGAAGATCAGGAGACTTCCTTGACAGCTGAACGTAGAGACTCCGTGTCCTCAGATGAGCATGAGTCACGGTCTACCGCTGGTGAAGAAATAGAGGATTTGGAGCCCTCTTCGGGAGGTGACCATAGACGTTCCGTGTCTCCTGATGGACGTGAGTCAAGATCAACCACTGGTGAAGAAGCAGAGGACCGGGAGCCATCCTTGACAGCTGAGCGTAGACACTCCACATCCTCAGATGAACATGAATCAAGATCTACCACTGGTGAAGATGTAGAGGATGTGGAACCTTCCTTGACAGCTGAACGAAGAGACTCCACGTCCTCCGATGAGCATGATTCAAGGTCTACCACTGGTGAAGAAGTAGAGGATATGGAGCCTTCTTTGACAACTGAACATAGACGTTCCACATCCCCTGATGGACGTGAATCAAGGTCTACCACTGGTGAAGAAGCAGATGATGCAGAGCCTTCATTGACAGCTGAACGAAGAGACTCCACGTCATCAGATGACCAAGAGTCTACCACTGGTGAAGAAGTTGAGGATATGGAGTCCTCTTTGGCAGTTGAAGACAAACATCAGGAATCATGTTCTATGCCTCTTGAGAAGTCAGAGGGACAGGActcttcctttctgtctgaAAGTAGGCGTTCTGAGTCTTCTGAACGTGAGAAATCTAGGTCTGAATCTGTTGAAAAAATATCTGACAAAGAGTCTTCACGAAGATCTAGAAGCAGACGCTCTCCTACTCGCCAAATGAGTCGATCTGTATCTGttgaaaaagcagcagacaaaGAGTCTTCACGGAGGTCTAGACATAGACGCTCCAGGTCTGCTGCTCGCCAGAAAAGTAGATCCACTTCTGttgaaaaagcagcagacaaaGAATCCTCACGGCGATCTAGACGGAGACGCTCCAGGTCCACTGCTCGCCAAATGAGTCGGTCAATATCTGttgaaaaaacagcagacaaAGAGTCTTCACGGAGATCTAGACGTAGACGCTCCAGGTCCACTGCTCGGCAAAGAAGTCTGTCCAAATCCGTTGAAAAAGCAGCTGACAAAGAGTCTTCACGGAGATCCAGAAGCAGACGCTCCAGGTCTTCCCAGCGCAGATCCCAGAGATATGATACAGAATCTCGCTCTAGACGGAATCGCTCCAGATCTGTAACACGGAGAAGAACATCAAGATCAAAATCTAATCGTCGCTCTAGATCTAGCTCATTGTCACGTTCAAGGCACAGAAGGAGGAGTAGGTCAAGGTCGGCATCAAGAAGGCGGCGTTCTTTATCTAGAGACAGACGCAAAAGATCTCAGAGAAATAGATCAAGATCTGCTgatagaagaagaagaagatcaGATTCAAGAGATCGTAGGATATCCCTCAGACTACGGAGCAGGAGTCGAACACCTATTCGTCAAAGGCGATCGAGGTCAAGAGGAAGAAGACGGAGTTCTAGTAGGTCACCAATTCGACTGCGGCGATCAAGGTCTTCAGGGAGAAGAAGGGGTTACAGCAGATCACCTGATCGTCGTAGGTCCAGATCATCAGAAAGATTTTCAAGCAGGTCACCTAAGCGTCTTACGGACTTGG acaaGGCCCAGCTACTCGAAATAGCCAAAGCTAATGCAGCTGCCATGTGTGCAAAGTCTGGTGTTCCTTTACCACCAAGCCTGATGCCTATGTTATCTCAAAAGAAGGACGACAAAGCTAGTCAGAAGTCGTCAAGAGATACACTAAAGGAGCTCACTGAG